TTTTGTGATCATCCTGCATAATATCATGAATATCCTGGCCATCTTCTTTAATTTATTTGGCCGCTTTTCACTCGCACAGATCTTTGGCCATGCTGCCATTTTCGCCTTTACGCAGGCAGTTGGCCTGGCAGTATTCAGCAAGATCTGTATGGAAGCCATCCTGCTGCAGATTGTGACCAGCCGGATCAAAAGAGGGGTTACCACACACTTTGAATTCCAGCATGTGCTCACCAGCTTCCGCCGCCCCGTTTTATTCCTGGTAGTGATCCTGTGGCTGATTGTGTTCACCACCAATCTGAATATCTATACCACCGTATTAAACAGCCTGATAGAATTCCTGGAAACCCCGCGCAGCATCGGAAATGCTACCTTTACCATCGGTGGTATATTACTCTTCTTCCTGATCATATGGATAGCACACTTATTGCAGAAGTACGTAGGTTACTTCTTTGGCGATACAGGAAATGATGATGAAATAAGCAACAAAGGCCAGCGCTCGCGCCTGCTTATAGCAAGACTGATACTCCTCTGCCTCGGTTACCTCCTGGCCGTTGCCGCCTCCGGCGTTCCGGTAGACAAGATCACCATTGTACTGGGAGCCTTAGGTGTTGGTATTGGTCTCGGCTTACAGAACATCGTGAACAACTTCGTATCAGGCATCATCCTCATATTCGACAGGCCCCTGCAAATAGGCGATGTAGTAGAAATAGGCGATAAATCCGGCCGCGTAAGAGAAATAGGCCTGCGTTCCAGCACCCTGCTCACCCAGAATGGCGCCGAAGTGATCATCCCCAACGGCGACATCCTCTCCCAGCAGATCGTGAACTGGACCCTCTCCAATAGCCAGCAACGCCTCGAAATAGACCTGACCGTAACCGGCAACACAGATATGGAAGTAGTATCCGCCAGCATCAAAAAAGCCATCCTTCAATCCAAATACATAGTCCCCAACCGGGAACCACAGATATTATTCACCAAAGTAATGGAAGAGGGTTTTGAACTGAAAGCCTTCTGCTGGAGCATAGACGTAGCCAAATCCGCCGAAGCAAGAAGCGAGATCCTGCTCCTCCTGCACAAACAGTTGAGTTCAGAGAATATCACACTAAACTTCTGATAATCAACAAAAAAAGAACAAGGAGGTGTCTAACAGAGACGCCTCCTTGCTTTATGGTAGTATCCTCCTATCCTTGACATAGGCTTCACATAGGCTCAAGATAGGAGAATCCTTCTCTCATCCTATACCCAGGGTAGTGCATAAGTAGTTTTAGGGAACCAGCTTTACCATACTATCAGCTATCGTTGTGTCACTCCCTTCTGCGGCAGTGCATAACTGAACAGAAATATGGCCAAAGCCCATGCAAAAACACCATAAAACCATCGCAGACCCGTAGTAAACCCGGGGTTGGCCCATGGCAGGCCCATGGTAGAGCCATAGATGACCTCCGTTTACCGGCCAAAACGGCCACAAAAAGCCATCCCTCTCAACAATCCCCTTCAAAAAAAACACGCTCCCCAAAAAACACACACCACCACTCACCCCCAATCCAACCAAAAAGCCCACCAGCGGAAATAAGCATAAAAAAAATTCGTCCGAAAGCTGTTCCCTCTTGCCTCTTATAACCACTGGGCTAGTTTTTTCGGTCGAATTTTTTTTATGCTTATTGGGAGCGGCGGAATATTTTGAAGATAAAAAAAGAGGGTGCTCCCGAAAGAACACCCTCTTCTTAAAACGGTTAGTAATATAATTAGAACTTAAACGTAGCACTCGCAGCCAACCGCCTCGGCATTTGCTTCTCAACAGTCGTCCATCCACCAAAATATTCTTTATTCGTAGCATTATCCAGCTTCAAGGCCAGCCGGAAAGCCTTCGCATTATAGAACACACTCGCATTCAGAATAGCATAGGAAGGCAAAGTGAACACCCCAGTTCTGGAATCATTCGTGATCTTATTATCACTCGCATAATTTCCACCTACACCAGCACCCAAACCTTGTGCTTTACCGCCGGTAATAGTATAACTGATCCAAAGGTTCGCCAGGTGCTCAGGACCAGCCGTAACAGGCCGTCTGCCCAACACAAACACTGCAGACTTCTCCATTTTGCTATCGTTATAAGAATAACCCGCAACAATGTTCAGCCCGTTCACAGGATTCGCGGCAAGGTCCAGTTCAACGCCTTTACTGCGTTGAGAGCCATCCTGGATCGTATAGTTGTAGGTAACGTTTTCAACGGTCATAGAAGCAGAGCGGGTCATATTGGTCACCAACAGATCATAATAGCTCGCAGTGAAGCTCAGCCTGTGGTCCAATGCATCCAGCTTAACACCTCCTTCAAACTGGTTAGCCTGTTGTGGTTTTAAGTTACCATCCACTTTCACCTGCGGAGGGTTTACCACAGGAGCTACGTTACGGAAACCATTCATATAGTTGGCAAAGACCCCCACCTTATCTTTTACGATCTGGTAAACCAAGCCGAATTTTGGAGATACGGAAGTCTGGTTATACTTACCAGTACCCTTCACACCCGTCAGGTGATCAGTTGTTCCTTTATTATCGAAATAATCCACACGTACACTCGCCATGGCAATGAATTTCTCCGTGATGTTCAATACATCAGACACATAGGCACTGTAAGTATCGTTAGTGGTAGCATTCTTTGTCTGGCCCCCTACAGTAGCAGCCAGCTTGGCATCTACAGCCTGCCTGCTCAGTTGACCGTAACGCGGATCTTTTGCATTGGTTACGTTCACAAAATCAAAGGTCAGATAGGGAGAGTGGTTATTGGTGGTCTGCTGGCTCAGGTAATCCAGTCCAAATACCAACCTGTTCCGCATTTTGCCGATTTTGAAATCGCCAATGAAGTTCTGCTGAACACCCGTAGTGGTAGAAATAGAATTCTGGTTATACACGAACCTGCTGATAAGCGTATCATTTTGCATGGAAGCAGGCAACGGCACTGGCGGATTTGAGCCATCAGGCATTTTTAAACCCTGGTCCAGGAACATGATGTAAGAATAATAACCTTCGCTTTTACGCACACTCCTGGAAAGGTTTGTTTGAGAAGTCCATTTATCGGAGAGTTTATAATTAGCCTGGCCGTAGATGTTCACGGTAGGGTTTTTATAAGTGATATCGTTAGCAGTATAGGACCGGTTGAAATCCATGTTCAGTTCCTTAGGCGTAGTAGCTTTCAGAGGACGGCTGCGGTTCAGGAAAATCATCGTTGCATTGGTACCTTCACTATTATAGATCTCTGCATTCACAAGGAAGGAGAGTTTGTCGCTCGCCTTGTAAGATAAGCTGGGAGCCAGGAAGAAAGACTTCTTAAACCCTGCATCCTGGAAACTGTTTTCAGAATGATAAGCACCATTGAAACGCAGCAAAGCAGTTTTGTCATCATTCAATGGCGTATTGATGTCAGCCGTGATACGGCTCAATCCAAAACCACCACCTGTATAACTGATCTCTCCGCCGAAATTCTCATAGGGGCGTTTGGTCACTATATTGATCAATCCGCCAAAAGAGATCAGGCTGCTACCGAACAAAGTACCAGAGGGCCCTTTGATGGTTTCAATCCTTTCAATATTAGCCGGGTCGATAGCACCATTGGTTAAACCTGCAATGCCATTGATCATAGTAGGTTGCACAGAGAAACCACGGATAGAGAAAAAGCCGGCACCATCACCCGGGCGGCCGGTAGAAGACCATAAACGGTTCACACCCGGTGCATTTTTGATAGCATCATCAAAAGTAGTGACCACCTGTTCTTTCATCAGTTCTTTCCCGATCACATTATATACCTGTGGGTTCTCAATATTTTTGATCGGCAAACGGGCTACCTGGTCACTTTCCTTTCTGCCGAATTTATTCTGATTGCCTTTGATGATCACTTCCTGTAACTGCGTATTGGAAATTTTGATCTCCATGGCTACAGTAGCCGTTTCATTGGCAGTTACCGTCACATCCTGTTCTGTAGTTTCATAACCCAGCAGGGATACGAGCAGTGTATATTGTCCCGGAGCGATCCTGCGGAAATTGAATACGCCCTTTTCATCTGTTATAACGCCGCGGTTTTTGTTCTTGATCTGAACCGATACAAAAGGAGCCAGTTGTCCATCATTGGTTTTGATGGTGCCTTTGATATGTCCGGTGGGATTTTGTGCCTGCAGACTGAGGGCAGATACCATCAGCAGGAGGATAAACGCTGTAAATTTTCTCATCGTAATATATTTATTGGCTGATAGCGGTAACAAACCGCCGGTCTTTAATCCGCCGCAAAATTCAGGTACAATGAGTGGCCGGGTGGATCGGATGCGGAATTTTATTTACGCAATAGGGAATTTTCAGTGGATTTTTCAAAATAGTTATTCCCCCAGCGTTCCATCTGCATAATCACCGGAAGCAGGCTGGTGCCCCATTCCGTGAGATAATATTCCACTTTGGGAGGTACTTCAGGATAGATTTTTTTATATATGATGTGTAGTTCCTCCAGCACTTTCAATTGCTGGTTCAACACGCGGGGAGGGGCTTCAGGAATACTACGATGGAGGTCACTGGGCCTGCGGATGCCGGAATGGATACTATCCAGTAAACAGGCTTTCCATTTCCCGCCCAATACCTTGATCGTCATATTTACACCATATTCCAGTGATTCCGGGAGCTTTTTTACATACATGATGGAGGGTTTAAGGACAACAAATATATCATAATGCCGGCTGGTCTGAAAAGGTTCCCGGCAATACCCGCCAGTGGCGCATAGGGATAAATTTATCCCTTATGGAATCTTTGTTCCCTGATTGTTTAGGCCCCTTATTCGGAACATTTTTGCATTGTAAAAAATGGGGATTCCCTAATTATTATGCTCAGAAAAATAATCGACCGGCCCGTTTTGGCCTCTGTAGTATCCGTCATTTTACTCATACTGGGATTATTGGCTTTGAAAAGCCTGCCCATGGAGATCTTCCCTGATATTGCCCCTCCGGCTGTGGCTGTTTCTGCCAGGTACCCCGGTGCCAATGCTGAAACCGTGGCCCGTGCAGTAGCTACTCCGCTGGAGCAGGTGATCAATGGCGTGGATAATATGACGTATATGTCTTCTTCCTCCTCTAACGATGGTACTTTGGTGCTCACGGTCTTTTTCAAACCAGGTACTGATCCGGACCAGGCAGCAGTTAACGTTCAGAACCGTATTGCACAGGCCACTAACCAATTGCCGAAAGAAGTGGTGCAGGCAGGTGTGATCACTTCCAAACAACAGAACAGCATGATCATGTTCATTGATCTGCTGGCAACGGATGGCCGTTATGATGGAGAGTTCGTCAATAACTATATGCTCATAAACCTTATTCCTCAAATTCAAAGGGTGCAGGGGGTGGGCAAGGTAGCAATGTACGGGAGCAAGGATTACGCTATGCGCATCTGGCTCAATCCCGCACAGCTGGCAGCATACAACATGAGCCCGCAGGAAGTGATAGATGCGATCAACAACCAGAACCTGGAAGCGGCGCCGGGCCGTTTGGGAGAAGGAAGTGCAGTAGCGTATGAATATGCGATCCGTTATAAAGGCAAAATGAATAAAGAACCGGATTATGAAAACATCGTGATCCGTGCAGAACCAGGCGGAAAAGTGATGCGCCTGAAAGATGTAGCCCGTGTGGAATTGGGATCGCTGGACCATGCCTACGCTTCCGCCGTAACCTCCAAAGGCAGGCCGGATGCAGGTATGTTCATTTACCAGACACCGGGTTCCAATGCAAATGATATCCAAACGGAGATCCTCAAAGTGATGGAGAATGCAAAGAAATCTTTCCCATCAGGATTGGAATACCTTGTAAGCTTCAGTACAAAAGGGTTCCTGGACGAAGCTGTTGCACAAGTGAAAGGTACGCTGATAGAGGCTTTCATTCTTGTATTCATTGTAGTGTTCATCTTCCTGCAGGATTTTCGTTCCACCCTGATCCCGGCAATTGCAGTACCGGTTTCTATCATCGGTACCTTTTTCTTCATGCAGTTGTTTGGCCTCACCATCAATTTCCTGACCTTGTTTGCGTTGGTGCTGGCCATTGGGATTGTGGTAGACGATGCTGTAGTGGTAGTGGAAGCAGTGCATAGTAAAATGAGCCATGGCACTGATGCTAAAACAGCTACCGTTACTGCCATGAGTGAGATCACCGGCGCCATCTTTTCCATCACACTGGTAATGGCTGCGGTGTTCCTGCCCATTGGTCTTACAGAAGGCCCTGTAGGTGTTTTCTA
This DNA window, taken from Chitinophaga niabensis, encodes the following:
- a CDS encoding TonB-dependent receptor → MRKFTAFILLLMVSALSLQAQNPTGHIKGTIKTNDGQLAPFVSVQIKNKNRGVITDEKGVFNFRRIAPGQYTLLVSLLGYETTEQDVTVTANETATVAMEIKISNTQLQEVIIKGNQNKFGRKESDQVARLPIKNIENPQVYNVIGKELMKEQVVTTFDDAIKNAPGVNRLWSSTGRPGDGAGFFSIRGFSVQPTMINGIAGLTNGAIDPANIERIETIKGPSGTLFGSSLISFGGLINIVTKRPYENFGGEISYTGGGFGLSRITADINTPLNDDKTALLRFNGAYHSENSFQDAGFKKSFFLAPSLSYKASDKLSFLVNAEIYNSEGTNATMIFLNRSRPLKATTPKELNMDFNRSYTANDITYKNPTVNIYGQANYKLSDKWTSQTNLSRSVRKSEGYYSYIMFLDQGLKMPDGSNPPVPLPASMQNDTLISRFVYNQNSISTTTGVQQNFIGDFKIGKMRNRLVFGLDYLSQQTTNNHSPYLTFDFVNVTNAKDPRYGQLSRQAVDAKLAATVGGQTKNATTNDTYSAYVSDVLNITEKFIAMASVRVDYFDNKGTTDHLTGVKGTGKYNQTSVSPKFGLVYQIVKDKVGVFANYMNGFRNVAPVVNPPQVKVDGNLKPQQANQFEGGVKLDALDHRLSFTASYYDLLVTNMTRSASMTVENVTYNYTIQDGSQRSKGVELDLAANPVNGLNIVAGYSYNDSKMEKSAVFVLGRRPVTAGPEHLANLWISYTITGGKAQGLGAGVGGNYASDNKITNDSRTGVFTLPSYAILNASVFYNAKAFRLALKLDNATNKEYFGGWTTVEKQMPRRLAASATFKF
- a CDS encoding winged helix-turn-helix transcriptional regulator, with protein sequence MYVKKLPESLEYGVNMTIKVLGGKWKACLLDSIHSGIRRPSDLHRSIPEAPPRVLNQQLKVLEELHIIYKKIYPEVPPKVEYYLTEWGTSLLPVIMQMERWGNNYFEKSTENSLLRK